From a region of the Actinomycetota bacterium genome:
- a CDS encoding cation transporting ATPase C-terminal domain-containing protein, with protein sequence MWLVLAVAAGLALQLAVVTVGPLQRVFGTAQLEAREWILVLAGGAAPAALMTIVPRIRRLRAPAIGA encoded by the coding sequence GTGTGGCTCGTGCTGGCCGTCGCGGCCGGCCTCGCGCTCCAGCTCGCCGTCGTGACCGTAGGCCCGCTTCAGCGCGTGTTCGGCACCGCGCAGCTCGAGGCGAGAGAGTGGATACTCGTGCTGGCGGGCGGCGCGGCGCCGGCTGCTCTGATGACGATCGTTCCTCGCATCCGGCGGCTCCGCGCTCCAGCGATTGGAGCATGA